The Oncorhynchus nerka isolate Pitt River linkage group LG12, Oner_Uvic_2.0, whole genome shotgun sequence genome includes a region encoding these proteins:
- the LOC135574226 gene encoding C-type mannose receptor 2-like isoform X1 has translation MAMLTTLLLLSAVFALGDARGSGGDRHNSEEHIHPPKDRSDSDEHIHHPKDCSDSEEHIHPPKDCSDSEEHIHPPKDCSDSDEHIHPPKDCSDSDEHIHHPKDCSDSDEHIHHPKDCSDSDEHIHHPKDCSDSEEHIHHPKEWHHRVCPNGWPRYKTHCYHYVPFMATWPEAERKCLRLGGNLASVHSLPQYRFLQSVIRKSTRKVQRTWIGANDAIKEGLWLWSDGSRFNYQNWGPGQPSNYNHGVIKDNTNGREHCMEMNYGASRGQNDAPCWFTFPFLCSRKL, from the exons ATGGCGATGTTGACCACTCTTCTGCTTCTCAGCGCTGTCTTTGCTCTGGGAGATGCAAGGGGTAGCGGAG GGGATCGGCATAATTCAGAGGAACACATTCATCCTCCGAAAGATCGGTCTGATTCAGACGAACACATTCATCATCCGAAAGATTGTTCTGATTCAGAGGAACACATTCATCCTCCGAAAGATTGTTCTGATTCAGAGGAACACATTCATCCTCCGAAAGATTGTTCTGATTCAGACGAACACATTCATCCTCCGAAAGATTGTTCTGATTCAGACGAACACATTCATCATCCGAAAGATTGTTCTGATTCAGACGAACACATTCATCATCCGAAAGATTGTTCTGATTCAGACGAACACATTCATCATCCGAAAGATTGTTCTGATTCAGAGGAACACATTCATCATCCGAAAG AGTGGCATCACAGAGTCTGCCCAAACGGCTGGCCCAGATATAAGACACACTGCTATCACTACGTCCCCTTCATGGCCACATGGCCAGAGGCAGAG aggaAATGTTTGCGCTTGGGAGGTAACCTGGCTTCAGTGCACAGCCTTCCCCAGTATCGTTTCCTTCAGTCTGTCATCAGGAAGAGTACCAGGAAAGTCCAGCGCACCTGGATAGGAGCCAACGACGCCATCAAG GAGGGTCTCTGGCTGTGGAGCGACGGGTCCAGGTTTAACTACCAGAACTGGGGCCCGGGTCAACCCTCTAACTATAACCATGGTGTTATTAAGGACAACACGAACGGCCGGGAGCATTGCATGGAGATGAACTATGGAG CTTCTCGTGGCCAGAACGATGCCCCTTGCTGGTTTACATTTCCCTTCCTGTGTTCCAGAAAGTTGTGA
- the LOC135574226 gene encoding galactose-specific lectin nattectin-like isoform X2, with translation MAMLTTLLLLSAVFALGDARGSGEWHHRVCPNGWPRYKTHCYHYVPFMATWPEAERKCLRLGGNLASVHSLPQYRFLQSVIRKSTRKVQRTWIGANDAIKEGLWLWSDGSRFNYQNWGPGQPSNYNHGVIKDNTNGREHCMEMNYGASRGQNDAPCWFTFPFLCSRKL, from the exons ATGGCGATGTTGACCACTCTTCTGCTTCTCAGCGCTGTCTTTGCTCTGGGAGATGCAAGGGGTAGCGGAG AGTGGCATCACAGAGTCTGCCCAAACGGCTGGCCCAGATATAAGACACACTGCTATCACTACGTCCCCTTCATGGCCACATGGCCAGAGGCAGAG aggaAATGTTTGCGCTTGGGAGGTAACCTGGCTTCAGTGCACAGCCTTCCCCAGTATCGTTTCCTTCAGTCTGTCATCAGGAAGAGTACCAGGAAAGTCCAGCGCACCTGGATAGGAGCCAACGACGCCATCAAG GAGGGTCTCTGGCTGTGGAGCGACGGGTCCAGGTTTAACTACCAGAACTGGGGCCCGGGTCAACCCTCTAACTATAACCATGGTGTTATTAAGGACAACACGAACGGCCGGGAGCATTGCATGGAGATGAACTATGGAG CTTCTCGTGGCCAGAACGATGCCCCTTGCTGGTTTACATTTCCCTTCCTGTGTTCCAGAAAGTTGTGA
- the LOC135574227 gene encoding galactose-specific lectin nattectin-like, with product MAMWTTLLLLSAVFALGDARGSGEWHHRVCPNGWPKYATHCYHYVPFMTTWPEAERKCLLLGGNLASVHSLPQYRFLQSVIRNSTKKVQRTWIGANDAIKEGLWLWSDGSMFNYQNWGPGQPSNSDHFVIKDNTNGREHCMEMNYGASRSQNDAPCWYKRPFLCSKKR from the exons ATGGCGATGTGGACCACTCTTCTGCTTCTCAGCGCTGTCTTTGCTCTGGGAGATGCAAGGGGTAGCGGAG AGTGGCATCACAGAGTCTGCCCAAACGGCTGGCCCAAATACGCAACACACTGCTATCACTACGTCCCCTTCATGACCACATGGCCAGAGGCAGAG aggaAATGTTTGCTCCTGGGAGGTAACCTGGCATCAGTGCACAGCCTTCCCCAGTATCGTTTCCTTCAGTCTGTCATCAGGAATAGTACCAAGAAAGTCCAGCGCACCTGGATAGGAGCCAACGACGCCATCAAG GAGGGTCTCTGGCTGTGGAGCGACGGGTCCATGTTTAACTACCAGAACTGGGGCCCGGGTCAACCCTCTAACTCTGACCACTTTGTTATTAAGGACAACACGAACGGCCGGGAGCATTGCATGGAGATGAACTATGGAG CTTCTCGTAGTCAGAACGATGCCCCTTGCTGGTACAAACGTCCCTTCCTGTGTTCCAAAAAGCGCTGA